A single window of Triplophysa rosa linkage group LG2, Trosa_1v2, whole genome shotgun sequence DNA harbors:
- the card9 gene encoding caspase recruitment domain-containing protein 9 isoform X4 translates to MSDGPGLFDLEDDECWARLEDYRMLLIKSIEPSRITPYLRQCKVLSGEDEEQIYNDPSLVIRRRKVGVLLDILQRTGLKGYEAFLESLELDYPEIYRKITGKEPARVFSVLIDTAGECGLTQFLMNEVSRLQKLVQDERRARLELSVQATEQLDTIRQLQLCESERRKQQERVQRIREERERMCEEARQLRDENYSLMHDLTRLSEEKNCVHMRNRDLQLEIERLKHSLMNAESDSKIQRKKTITLKNAMEQRPSQDMIWQLQRENDLLTARIQELESASKAQTPECEKLDQESMEDLKQQSQAQYQELVNDLYNIRKDLHDTQELCDKYQEEKDELALMCTMLKKDSTMYRDRMEDILKQLEDVIKERDKAIAAREEYHLESLKNLQDKDHYRKQIREMGERYDELQVQLFRTQGEVLSLQAKLRKQNNPVQLNSEDSSLVGSFETSTELLPIFPEMKSQTSEEKSRGRCKRVFFADSADVCLTDDVDSCSCY, encoded by the exons ATGTCTGATGGCCCTGGGCTTTTTGATTTGGAAGATGATGAGTGCTGGGCACGGCTGGAAGACTACAGAATGCTCCTTATTAAGAGCATTGAGCCATCAAGGATAACACCTTATTTGAGACAGTGTAAAGTGCTGAGTGGAGAGGACGAGGAACAGATCTACAATGACCCCAGTCTGGTAATAAGACGTCGAAAAGTTG GGGTATTGCTGGACATTTTACAAAGAACTGGTCTCAAAGGATATGAGGCATTTTTAGAAAGCTTGGAGCTAGACTATCCAGAGATTTATCGCAAAATCACCGGCAAAGAGCCTGCTCGGGTTTTTTCTGTGCTTATTG ACACAGCAGGCGAATGTGGCCTCACTCAGTTCCTCATGAACGAAGTGTCTCGTCTACAGAAGCTCGTACAGGACGAGCGAAGGGCGAGGCTTGAGTTGTCTGTGCAGGCAACGGAGCAGCTTGACACCATTCGCCAGCTGCAACTTTGCGAGAGTGAGCGTCGCAAACAGCAGGAGCGAGTTCAGCGCATCAGAGAGGAGCGTGAGCGTATGTGCGAGGAGGCGCGTCAGTTGCGAGACGAGAATTATAGTTTGATGCACGATCTGACTCGACTGAGTGAGGAGAAAAACTGCGTGCACATGCGTAACAGAGACCTCCAGCTGGAG ATTGAGAGACTCAAGCACAGCTTAATGAATGCAGAGAGCGATTCAAAGATCCAGCGGAAGAAGACAATAACCTTGAAAAATGCCATGGAGCAGAGGCCAAGTCAAGACATGATTTGGCAGCTGCAGAGAGAAAACGATCTCCTTACAGCAAGAATTCAAGAGCTTGAAAGTGCTTCCAAA GCCCAAACTCCAGAGTGTGAAAAGCTTGATCAAGAGTCAATGGAAGATCTCAAGCAGCAAAGTCAAGCACAATACCAGGAGCTGGTAAATGATCTCTACAATATACGCAAAGATCTGCACGATACACAAGAGCTATGTGATAAG TATCAAGAGGAGAAGGATGAGTTAGCTTTGATGTGCACCATGCTAAAAAAAGACTCCACAATGTATCGAGACCGAATGGAAGACATCTTGAAGCAGTTGGAAGATGTCATTAAAGAAAGAGACAAG GCTATCGCTGCAAGAGAGGAGTACCATTTGGAGAGCTTAAAAAATCTCCAAGACAAGGACCATTACCGCAAACAGATCAGAGAGATGGGAGAACGTTACGATGAACTTCAAGTTCAGTTGTTCCGTACTCAGGGAGAAGTTCTTTCTCTTCAAGCAAAACTCCGCAAACAGAACAATCCAGTTCAGTTG aactCTGAAGACAGTTCATTAGTGGGTTCATTTGAG ACCTCAACAGAGTTGCTTCCAATATTTCCAGAAATGAAAAGTCAAACAAGTGAGGAAAAGTCTAGGGGGAGATGTAAAAGGG
- the card9 gene encoding caspase recruitment domain-containing protein 9 isoform X9: MSDGPGLFDLEDDECWARLEDYRMLLIKSIEPSRITPYLRQCKVLSGEDEEQIYNDPSLVIRRRKVGVLLDILQRTGLKGYEAFLESLELDYPEIYRKITGKEPARVFSVLIDTAGECGLTQFLMNEVSRLQKLVQDERRARLELSVQATEQLDTIRQLQLCESERRKQQERVQRIREERERMCEEARQLRDENYSLMHDLTRLSEEKNCVHMRNRDLQLEIERLKHSLMNAESDSKIQRKKTITLKNAMEQRPSQDMIWQLQRENDLLTARIQELESASKAQTPECEKLDQESMEDLKQQSQAQYQELVNDLYNIRKDLHDTQELCDKYQEEKDELALMCTMLKKDSTMYRDRMEDILKQLEDVIKERDKAIAAREEYHLESLKNLQDKDHYRKQIREMGERYDELQVQLFRTQGEVLSLQAKLRKQNNPVQLNSEDSSLVGSFEK; the protein is encoded by the exons ATGTCTGATGGCCCTGGGCTTTTTGATTTGGAAGATGATGAGTGCTGGGCACGGCTGGAAGACTACAGAATGCTCCTTATTAAGAGCATTGAGCCATCAAGGATAACACCTTATTTGAGACAGTGTAAAGTGCTGAGTGGAGAGGACGAGGAACAGATCTACAATGACCCCAGTCTGGTAATAAGACGTCGAAAAGTTG GGGTATTGCTGGACATTTTACAAAGAACTGGTCTCAAAGGATATGAGGCATTTTTAGAAAGCTTGGAGCTAGACTATCCAGAGATTTATCGCAAAATCACCGGCAAAGAGCCTGCTCGGGTTTTTTCTGTGCTTATTG ACACAGCAGGCGAATGTGGCCTCACTCAGTTCCTCATGAACGAAGTGTCTCGTCTACAGAAGCTCGTACAGGACGAGCGAAGGGCGAGGCTTGAGTTGTCTGTGCAGGCAACGGAGCAGCTTGACACCATTCGCCAGCTGCAACTTTGCGAGAGTGAGCGTCGCAAACAGCAGGAGCGAGTTCAGCGCATCAGAGAGGAGCGTGAGCGTATGTGCGAGGAGGCGCGTCAGTTGCGAGACGAGAATTATAGTTTGATGCACGATCTGACTCGACTGAGTGAGGAGAAAAACTGCGTGCACATGCGTAACAGAGACCTCCAGCTGGAG ATTGAGAGACTCAAGCACAGCTTAATGAATGCAGAGAGCGATTCAAAGATCCAGCGGAAGAAGACAATAACCTTGAAAAATGCCATGGAGCAGAGGCCAAGTCAAGACATGATTTGGCAGCTGCAGAGAGAAAACGATCTCCTTACAGCAAGAATTCAAGAGCTTGAAAGTGCTTCCAAA GCCCAAACTCCAGAGTGTGAAAAGCTTGATCAAGAGTCAATGGAAGATCTCAAGCAGCAAAGTCAAGCACAATACCAGGAGCTGGTAAATGATCTCTACAATATACGCAAAGATCTGCACGATACACAAGAGCTATGTGATAAG TATCAAGAGGAGAAGGATGAGTTAGCTTTGATGTGCACCATGCTAAAAAAAGACTCCACAATGTATCGAGACCGAATGGAAGACATCTTGAAGCAGTTGGAAGATGTCATTAAAGAAAGAGACAAG GCTATCGCTGCAAGAGAGGAGTACCATTTGGAGAGCTTAAAAAATCTCCAAGACAAGGACCATTACCGCAAACAGATCAGAGAGATGGGAGAACGTTACGATGAACTTCAAGTTCAGTTGTTCCGTACTCAGGGAGAAGTTCTTTCTCTTCAAGCAAAACTCCGCAAACAGAACAATCCAGTTCAGTTG aactCTGAAGACAGTTCATTAGTGGGTTCATTTGAG AAATGA
- the card9 gene encoding caspase recruitment domain-containing protein 9 isoform X5, which produces MSDGPGLFDLEDDECWARLEDYRMLLIKSIEPSRITPYLRQCKVLSGEDEEQIYNDPSLVIRRRKVGVLLDILQRTGLKGYEAFLESLELDYPEIYRKITGKEPARVFSVLIDTAGECGLTQFLMNEVSRLQKLVQDERRARLELSVQATEQLDTIRQLQLCESERRKQQERVQRIREERERMCEEARQLRDENYSLMHDLTRLSEEKNCVHMRNRDLQLEIERLKHSLMNAESDSKIQRKKTITLKNAMEQRPSQDMIWQLQRENDLLTARIQELESASKAQTPECEKLDQESMEDLKQQSQAQYQELVNDLYNIRKDLHDTQELCDKYQEEKDELALMCTMLKKDSTMYRDRMEDILKQLEDVIKERDKAIAAREEYHLESLKNLQDKDHYRKQIREMGERYDELQVQLFRTQGEVLSLQAKLRKQNNPVQLNSEDSSLVGSFETLHSPPSKGGFQTPQNNSSGGWRSRDGTGGRMEGQACQGA; this is translated from the exons ATGTCTGATGGCCCTGGGCTTTTTGATTTGGAAGATGATGAGTGCTGGGCACGGCTGGAAGACTACAGAATGCTCCTTATTAAGAGCATTGAGCCATCAAGGATAACACCTTATTTGAGACAGTGTAAAGTGCTGAGTGGAGAGGACGAGGAACAGATCTACAATGACCCCAGTCTGGTAATAAGACGTCGAAAAGTTG GGGTATTGCTGGACATTTTACAAAGAACTGGTCTCAAAGGATATGAGGCATTTTTAGAAAGCTTGGAGCTAGACTATCCAGAGATTTATCGCAAAATCACCGGCAAAGAGCCTGCTCGGGTTTTTTCTGTGCTTATTG ACACAGCAGGCGAATGTGGCCTCACTCAGTTCCTCATGAACGAAGTGTCTCGTCTACAGAAGCTCGTACAGGACGAGCGAAGGGCGAGGCTTGAGTTGTCTGTGCAGGCAACGGAGCAGCTTGACACCATTCGCCAGCTGCAACTTTGCGAGAGTGAGCGTCGCAAACAGCAGGAGCGAGTTCAGCGCATCAGAGAGGAGCGTGAGCGTATGTGCGAGGAGGCGCGTCAGTTGCGAGACGAGAATTATAGTTTGATGCACGATCTGACTCGACTGAGTGAGGAGAAAAACTGCGTGCACATGCGTAACAGAGACCTCCAGCTGGAG ATTGAGAGACTCAAGCACAGCTTAATGAATGCAGAGAGCGATTCAAAGATCCAGCGGAAGAAGACAATAACCTTGAAAAATGCCATGGAGCAGAGGCCAAGTCAAGACATGATTTGGCAGCTGCAGAGAGAAAACGATCTCCTTACAGCAAGAATTCAAGAGCTTGAAAGTGCTTCCAAA GCCCAAACTCCAGAGTGTGAAAAGCTTGATCAAGAGTCAATGGAAGATCTCAAGCAGCAAAGTCAAGCACAATACCAGGAGCTGGTAAATGATCTCTACAATATACGCAAAGATCTGCACGATACACAAGAGCTATGTGATAAG TATCAAGAGGAGAAGGATGAGTTAGCTTTGATGTGCACCATGCTAAAAAAAGACTCCACAATGTATCGAGACCGAATGGAAGACATCTTGAAGCAGTTGGAAGATGTCATTAAAGAAAGAGACAAG GCTATCGCTGCAAGAGAGGAGTACCATTTGGAGAGCTTAAAAAATCTCCAAGACAAGGACCATTACCGCAAACAGATCAGAGAGATGGGAGAACGTTACGATGAACTTCAAGTTCAGTTGTTCCGTACTCAGGGAGAAGTTCTTTCTCTTCAAGCAAAACTCCGCAAACAGAACAATCCAGTTCAGTTG aactCTGAAGACAGTTCATTAGTGGGTTCATTTGAG
- the card9 gene encoding caspase recruitment domain-containing protein 9 isoform X7 — protein MSDGPGLFDLEDDECWARLEDYRMLLIKSIEPSRITPYLRQCKVLSGEDEEQIYNDPSLVIRRRKVGVLLDILQRTGLKGYEAFLESLELDYPEIYRKITGKEPARVFSVLIDTAGECGLTQFLMNEVSRLQKLVQDERRARLELSVQATEQLDTIRQLQLCESERRKQQERVQRIREERERMCEEARQLRDENYSLMHDLTRLSEEKNCVHMRNRDLQLEIERLKHSLMNAESDSKIQRKKTITLKNAMEQRPSQDMIWQLQRENDLLTARIQELESASKAQTPECEKLDQESMEDLKQQSQAQYQELVNDLYNIRKDLHDTQELCDKYQEEKDELALMCTMLKKDSTMYRDRMEDILKQLEDVIKERDKAIAAREEYHLESLKNLQDKDHYRKQIREMGERYDELQVQLFRTQGEVLSLQAKLRKQNNPVQLNSEDSSLVGSFETSDVMRQKQMEFIKNSDDVHIVCCLLYVT, from the exons ATGTCTGATGGCCCTGGGCTTTTTGATTTGGAAGATGATGAGTGCTGGGCACGGCTGGAAGACTACAGAATGCTCCTTATTAAGAGCATTGAGCCATCAAGGATAACACCTTATTTGAGACAGTGTAAAGTGCTGAGTGGAGAGGACGAGGAACAGATCTACAATGACCCCAGTCTGGTAATAAGACGTCGAAAAGTTG GGGTATTGCTGGACATTTTACAAAGAACTGGTCTCAAAGGATATGAGGCATTTTTAGAAAGCTTGGAGCTAGACTATCCAGAGATTTATCGCAAAATCACCGGCAAAGAGCCTGCTCGGGTTTTTTCTGTGCTTATTG ACACAGCAGGCGAATGTGGCCTCACTCAGTTCCTCATGAACGAAGTGTCTCGTCTACAGAAGCTCGTACAGGACGAGCGAAGGGCGAGGCTTGAGTTGTCTGTGCAGGCAACGGAGCAGCTTGACACCATTCGCCAGCTGCAACTTTGCGAGAGTGAGCGTCGCAAACAGCAGGAGCGAGTTCAGCGCATCAGAGAGGAGCGTGAGCGTATGTGCGAGGAGGCGCGTCAGTTGCGAGACGAGAATTATAGTTTGATGCACGATCTGACTCGACTGAGTGAGGAGAAAAACTGCGTGCACATGCGTAACAGAGACCTCCAGCTGGAG ATTGAGAGACTCAAGCACAGCTTAATGAATGCAGAGAGCGATTCAAAGATCCAGCGGAAGAAGACAATAACCTTGAAAAATGCCATGGAGCAGAGGCCAAGTCAAGACATGATTTGGCAGCTGCAGAGAGAAAACGATCTCCTTACAGCAAGAATTCAAGAGCTTGAAAGTGCTTCCAAA GCCCAAACTCCAGAGTGTGAAAAGCTTGATCAAGAGTCAATGGAAGATCTCAAGCAGCAAAGTCAAGCACAATACCAGGAGCTGGTAAATGATCTCTACAATATACGCAAAGATCTGCACGATACACAAGAGCTATGTGATAAG TATCAAGAGGAGAAGGATGAGTTAGCTTTGATGTGCACCATGCTAAAAAAAGACTCCACAATGTATCGAGACCGAATGGAAGACATCTTGAAGCAGTTGGAAGATGTCATTAAAGAAAGAGACAAG GCTATCGCTGCAAGAGAGGAGTACCATTTGGAGAGCTTAAAAAATCTCCAAGACAAGGACCATTACCGCAAACAGATCAGAGAGATGGGAGAACGTTACGATGAACTTCAAGTTCAGTTGTTCCGTACTCAGGGAGAAGTTCTTTCTCTTCAAGCAAAACTCCGCAAACAGAACAATCCAGTTCAGTTG aactCTGAAGACAGTTCATTAGTGGGTTCATTTGAG
- the card9 gene encoding caspase recruitment domain-containing protein 9 isoform X6 codes for MSDGPGLFDLEDDECWARLEDYRMLLIKSIEPSRITPYLRQCKVLSGEDEEQIYNDPSLVIRRRKVGVLLDILQRTGLKGYEAFLESLELDYPEIYRKITGKEPARVFSVLIDTAGECGLTQFLMNEVSRLQKLVQDERRARLELSVQATEQLDTIRQLQLCESERRKQQERVQRIREERERMCEEARQLRDENYSLMHDLTRLSEEKNCVHMRNRDLQLEIERLKHSLMNAESDSKIQRKKTITLKNAMEQRPSQDMIWQLQRENDLLTARIQELESASKAQTPECEKLDQESMEDLKQQSQAQYQELVNDLYNIRKDLHDTQELCDKYQEEKDELALMCTMLKKDSTMYRDRMEDILKQLEDVIKERDKAIAAREEYHLESLKNLQDKDHYRKQIREMGERYDELQVQLFRTQGEVLSLQAKLRKQNNPVQLNSEDSSLVGSFEFSLQTQQMYALQMMWTPAAATEFIQINKCY; via the exons ATGTCTGATGGCCCTGGGCTTTTTGATTTGGAAGATGATGAGTGCTGGGCACGGCTGGAAGACTACAGAATGCTCCTTATTAAGAGCATTGAGCCATCAAGGATAACACCTTATTTGAGACAGTGTAAAGTGCTGAGTGGAGAGGACGAGGAACAGATCTACAATGACCCCAGTCTGGTAATAAGACGTCGAAAAGTTG GGGTATTGCTGGACATTTTACAAAGAACTGGTCTCAAAGGATATGAGGCATTTTTAGAAAGCTTGGAGCTAGACTATCCAGAGATTTATCGCAAAATCACCGGCAAAGAGCCTGCTCGGGTTTTTTCTGTGCTTATTG ACACAGCAGGCGAATGTGGCCTCACTCAGTTCCTCATGAACGAAGTGTCTCGTCTACAGAAGCTCGTACAGGACGAGCGAAGGGCGAGGCTTGAGTTGTCTGTGCAGGCAACGGAGCAGCTTGACACCATTCGCCAGCTGCAACTTTGCGAGAGTGAGCGTCGCAAACAGCAGGAGCGAGTTCAGCGCATCAGAGAGGAGCGTGAGCGTATGTGCGAGGAGGCGCGTCAGTTGCGAGACGAGAATTATAGTTTGATGCACGATCTGACTCGACTGAGTGAGGAGAAAAACTGCGTGCACATGCGTAACAGAGACCTCCAGCTGGAG ATTGAGAGACTCAAGCACAGCTTAATGAATGCAGAGAGCGATTCAAAGATCCAGCGGAAGAAGACAATAACCTTGAAAAATGCCATGGAGCAGAGGCCAAGTCAAGACATGATTTGGCAGCTGCAGAGAGAAAACGATCTCCTTACAGCAAGAATTCAAGAGCTTGAAAGTGCTTCCAAA GCCCAAACTCCAGAGTGTGAAAAGCTTGATCAAGAGTCAATGGAAGATCTCAAGCAGCAAAGTCAAGCACAATACCAGGAGCTGGTAAATGATCTCTACAATATACGCAAAGATCTGCACGATACACAAGAGCTATGTGATAAG TATCAAGAGGAGAAGGATGAGTTAGCTTTGATGTGCACCATGCTAAAAAAAGACTCCACAATGTATCGAGACCGAATGGAAGACATCTTGAAGCAGTTGGAAGATGTCATTAAAGAAAGAGACAAG GCTATCGCTGCAAGAGAGGAGTACCATTTGGAGAGCTTAAAAAATCTCCAAGACAAGGACCATTACCGCAAACAGATCAGAGAGATGGGAGAACGTTACGATGAACTTCAAGTTCAGTTGTTCCGTACTCAGGGAGAAGTTCTTTCTCTTCAAGCAAAACTCCGCAAACAGAACAATCCAGTTCAGTTG aactCTGAAGACAGTTCATTAGTGGGTTCATTTGAG
- the card9 gene encoding caspase recruitment domain-containing protein 9 isoform X8, producing the protein MSDGPGLFDLEDDECWARLEDYRMLLIKSIEPSRITPYLRQCKVLSGEDEEQIYNDPSLVIRRRKVGVLLDILQRTGLKGYEAFLESLELDYPEIYRKITGKEPARVFSVLIDTAGECGLTQFLMNEVSRLQKLVQDERRARLELSVQATEQLDTIRQLQLCESERRKQQERVQRIREERERMCEEARQLRDENYSLMHDLTRLSEEKNCVHMRNRDLQLEIERLKHSLMNAESDSKIQRKKTITLKNAMEQRPSQDMIWQLQRENDLLTARIQELESASKAQTPECEKLDQESMEDLKQQSQAQYQELVNDLYNIRKDLHDTQELCDKYQEEKDELALMCTMLKKDSTMYRDRMEDILKQLEDVIKERDKAIAAREEYHLESLKNLQDKDHYRKQIREMGERYDELQVQLFRTQGEVLSLQAKLRKQNNPVQLTLHSPPSKGGFQTPQNNSSGGWRSRDGTGGRMEGQACQGA; encoded by the exons ATGTCTGATGGCCCTGGGCTTTTTGATTTGGAAGATGATGAGTGCTGGGCACGGCTGGAAGACTACAGAATGCTCCTTATTAAGAGCATTGAGCCATCAAGGATAACACCTTATTTGAGACAGTGTAAAGTGCTGAGTGGAGAGGACGAGGAACAGATCTACAATGACCCCAGTCTGGTAATAAGACGTCGAAAAGTTG GGGTATTGCTGGACATTTTACAAAGAACTGGTCTCAAAGGATATGAGGCATTTTTAGAAAGCTTGGAGCTAGACTATCCAGAGATTTATCGCAAAATCACCGGCAAAGAGCCTGCTCGGGTTTTTTCTGTGCTTATTG ACACAGCAGGCGAATGTGGCCTCACTCAGTTCCTCATGAACGAAGTGTCTCGTCTACAGAAGCTCGTACAGGACGAGCGAAGGGCGAGGCTTGAGTTGTCTGTGCAGGCAACGGAGCAGCTTGACACCATTCGCCAGCTGCAACTTTGCGAGAGTGAGCGTCGCAAACAGCAGGAGCGAGTTCAGCGCATCAGAGAGGAGCGTGAGCGTATGTGCGAGGAGGCGCGTCAGTTGCGAGACGAGAATTATAGTTTGATGCACGATCTGACTCGACTGAGTGAGGAGAAAAACTGCGTGCACATGCGTAACAGAGACCTCCAGCTGGAG ATTGAGAGACTCAAGCACAGCTTAATGAATGCAGAGAGCGATTCAAAGATCCAGCGGAAGAAGACAATAACCTTGAAAAATGCCATGGAGCAGAGGCCAAGTCAAGACATGATTTGGCAGCTGCAGAGAGAAAACGATCTCCTTACAGCAAGAATTCAAGAGCTTGAAAGTGCTTCCAAA GCCCAAACTCCAGAGTGTGAAAAGCTTGATCAAGAGTCAATGGAAGATCTCAAGCAGCAAAGTCAAGCACAATACCAGGAGCTGGTAAATGATCTCTACAATATACGCAAAGATCTGCACGATACACAAGAGCTATGTGATAAG TATCAAGAGGAGAAGGATGAGTTAGCTTTGATGTGCACCATGCTAAAAAAAGACTCCACAATGTATCGAGACCGAATGGAAGACATCTTGAAGCAGTTGGAAGATGTCATTAAAGAAAGAGACAAG GCTATCGCTGCAAGAGAGGAGTACCATTTGGAGAGCTTAAAAAATCTCCAAGACAAGGACCATTACCGCAAACAGATCAGAGAGATGGGAGAACGTTACGATGAACTTCAAGTTCAGTTGTTCCGTACTCAGGGAGAAGTTCTTTCTCTTCAAGCAAAACTCCGCAAACAGAACAATCCAGTTCAGTTG